A region of the Phoenix dactylifera cultivar Barhee BC4 chromosome 10, palm_55x_up_171113_PBpolish2nd_filt_p, whole genome shotgun sequence genome:
CCTCTTGAAATAAAGTTACATCATTTATCCCACTATAGTCATTATTTTCAATTGTAGTTGCTAAGGTATGAATGCCTATTGTAGCTAGATGCTCGCTTTTATTGTGCCTTTGATTCTCTATTACTTTATCCACTCAAATCTCTTCTATTACAGTTGCAGTACTTCTTCATATTTCAATTTGATCCTAGCTGCCTAGTGTTGATTGAGAAAGTTATATAATATTAGCCTCTTTTGTGACAAATAAGAAGCACTCTTTCAAATTCTTATATTCCTCAAACAAACTCATCTATTTTCGATCTGTATCTAATATCATGTAAGACTTAGGTGTTAAATGTCTAATCACAGACCAAATCTTTATGGTCTCTTCAAGCTTCAAATTGAAGGTATGCACTACATCATCAAATAGGTCCTTGTAGCAATAGCAGTCAACATCAGCTAACCAACTTTTTTGTCTCCCAAAATAGTACTTCACTCTTGTTGAATTCTTAACCTTCTTAAAATATCCTCTAAATTTCACCTTTAATTTGAATAGTTGTTGCTCTATTGAAGAACCCTATACAtggaataaataaatatgtatgaTATAAATTGTAAGAAAGAGTCCTTATCAACCAAACTATgctaacaaaataaaagaaaaaaagagaatagtACATAGCCATATTCTATTTCAACAATAAAAAATGGGTGACACTTTGTCCCTCTTACCACCAAATAAGGTATACGGGTATGCCGTtagaaccaaaaaataaaacttcAATAGGTGCACAACGAGAAAtatgaatgaaataaaatcagtTACAATAATCATTGTTGTTCTTCTAACGCTTGCAATGATGTATGCTTTTTTTGGTCCAGTTTAGTAGGAGAAAAATAGTAGACATCAACAAGTAAGGAGAGGGCAAGATGACATTAAAAGATTTTTCTTTAAGATAAGCACTGCTTGGAGTCTAAGCGATAGATTTTTGGACTAGCATCCGTGGCCAAGAAATAAATAGAGAGGAGATTCAAAATATGGATCCAGTCCACGATCAGATTTGGTAGAGGAGAGCTTTGGAAGcaaagagaattttttttttattgccgAGTACTGCTGTTTTAGGGGATCAAGGCATTGCAGGGGAAAAAGGCAATCGGGATTGCGAAGTAGCCTGGATTGCGATCGCAATTGCAAAGGAGGATCCCGATCGTGAGCTGGATCCTGCTCGCGAGAAGGTGATCTTAATGGAAACTGGATCACAACCATCGTGgggcaaaaaaataatttcaaaattttattttatttttattaaaaataaatatgatttttgttaacggtgttagaagaaccgttatattagggacatttgtgcaaaaactttattttatgagagtataaatataaatataaattttaagagggtatttatgtaaatttaaatTGTTGGAAGGtatgcatgaaaaaaaaaaaactttttttttttcggttaaCGGATTCCCGAACCCCTTCAAAAACATgctccctcctccctcttcaTGTTCCTCTCCTCTCACTTTTCTCTCATTTGTCTTCCCTTCCATTGTTCTTTGGTTCAGAGCTTCTTGTTTGAGGGTTTCTCTAGTTTCTAAGCTTCTCTCCACCTTTTCACATTGCTTGATTCCACTTCTTGAACCCCACAATCACAATCACATGGATCTCCCTTCAAATATCTCCGCCGGCACCATGGCCCTCCTGCGGTTAACGGGGGAGAGGACCCGCGAATGCCAGCAAGACCGCAGGCGCCTCGAGCATGAGATGCACGATCTCGAGGGTCGTCTCGAGGAGGCGGAGAAACACTTGGAGGCAATCAAGGTTCTTGCTCTTTCTCTGAAGTCTCTTGGATTCTTTGTCTTCTAATATCTTTTCCTCCTATCTCTctttagggtttttgttttccaTGATCGTTTTTGGAATGATTCTGTGGTGATTGCAATAGGCTGAAACAAGAACGAGCGACAGGGAGTTATCCAAGTGCATAAAGGACAAGGAGGATATAGATTTGAAGTGCGCCAGGATGAAGAAGGATATGGAGAAAGCTCTCAGGGCGCAAGAAATCCAGAAATTATGGGGCACCAATGAGTCGTTGATGATCGGTAACAAAGATCCTGGAGGACAGGTATGAGATAAATGTTTCTTGGTTTGATTCTTCTTGATTGACTTCTAAACATCTTGAACATAGAAATGTGCCAGCTAGAGGAAAAGGtcaagaaaatattttctgtgTGTTACCATTCTTGTTGCCGGGAGTGCACATAGAATTCTTTGGTCATGTTTCTGAACTTTAGTGCTTTGTATATTTATTAACGTCTGTATACTGAGAAAAGACAATATCGTAAGTGGTACCCTTCTAGGAGgaaaaaggcttcttgaatctgaTATTACACATAATTTCTATTTCAACTTGAAGAACTTTTCCATCTTTTAGGGATGATTACTTCTCATTCttaatttgcataaagtaaGGTAATGTTTATTCCTCTTACCCTTCTCTGTGAATGTGTTATGGTCTTTGCTTGTTTATTTCACTTCAGTTGTCAAGAAAATCATAACTTCTTGATCTTCTAGATCCTTTGTTTAGGCCTCCAGTAATATCTAAGCATTCAGAGGATTTCTATTCAAGTTTCGTCCATAATTCTTTTGTCTTGGTATGCCATTTTCAGATCTTGGTCTTCCATCTGGTATGCCCAGAGGATTCTCATAATATGTTTTGCTTAAAgtgataaattttcaaaacaaatGCATTAGATTTATAATTCTTAACAGCTGTGTGAGATGGTTGTCTTTATCCCTGGAGACATTTGATGCTGAGTTTCTTCACTTGCTAACTGAATGTCAGTATGCAGTCTGTTATTCTACAATAATATTGTATTCAAAtttgaatattatatgaacaatcCTTCAAGATGACAAATTTAGCAAGCAGTCTCTTAAGGGTCTAGTCATGATTTTGTTATTTGACATCAATATGATCTTAAGGAAGTTTTGAATACAATATGATTTTGTTATTTTCTACGTACCATACCCCTAAGGCCCACCAGAATTTGGTGATAATAATTACAGTTGACAGGCTAACAATGGTCAAAGTTCAGTGGTAATTTAGCATTATATCATAACGTACCGCAGGTGGTGATCTAACTCCAAAAGTTCTGCCGAGCCCTAGCTAGGAAGATAACATGGCATTGACATCATGAAAGTTGGGAAATAAGGTTATATTAACCAAAATTTTCTACATATGGTTCTGCACCTACTATGGATTCCCTTCTTAATCTCACTCCTGCACCTGCTTCCTGTAATATATTCTAAGTGTCCTCTTCCCTGTTCCTGCAACCAAACTTAATATTGATTCAGGTGACTAAGTATAGGATGGGTTGCATGCATGAATTGCAATTGCCTACTAAGGGGTTGAAAGATAAAAGTTTGTTGACAAAAGCAGTCATTTTATCTCACAGATGACAGTTCAAGAAATTCTTAAGGCAAACTTGCATGGCTTGTGTTGATAGAGTAATTAGCAAAAAATTGGTTCCAGAAATTACAATGAAGAATGGCGATAAGTTACATGGGATAAGCTTGTCATCAATTCCATAGTAGTAATGACTAAGGAACAAGCTCAGCATGTTGCTCCTAATAAACTTTAAATAGCATCTAATTTTATAATCACTTGTAGCTGGTTGTGAGATCGATCTCACCATCAAATGATACAGAACTTGTCCGAATAAAAGAAAATGGCCTTCTTATGTCCATTCCATTAAACTGCAAGATATAGCAACATTTTTAACATGTTAATTCTCGGTACCATAATACATGCATCAGTATATTACTTGTTAGGTAGCTTGATCTGAACTTTAGATTCTTGACCTGATTTATCATTATGTATGACATGATAATTACGGACCATGTCTCTTTCTATACCTATTCTCTTAATTGGTTCAATGTCTAGGCATTCAACTTTTTTGAGTATTCTAAATCTTCTTTACTGTAAATGTTACAttgtatattcattaaaaaaaaagaagaaatctttATTTCAAGGAACCAATTTGCTAGAATATGTGTAGTATCATCTTCCGAGCCAATTTGCATGAGTTACTGACTGAATAACTGGTTACTAGTATATGCTCCCAGGTTACTCCTACGTGCCACCGACATGGCGGCCGTCGAGTCAAGAGCTGGCATGCCCCTGGCTGGCCCCTGCCAAGGTTCGAAAGGATCCATGCAAGGGCAAGAAGACTCttgcgccgccgccgccgccgccgccgccaccgccgccgcagCTTCGGCCACCAGTCATAACCTACACCGAGTCGCCCAAGGTCATCCACACCAGCCCCTGCGACTTTAAGGAGCTGGTGCAACGCCTCACTGGtgcccccccctcctcctcgtcctcctcctcctcttctgccAATGCTGCTGCTTCCCGGTCGCCTTCTAATGCTAATACCGTTGGAGCAGCAGGGCCCTCCGCTGACGAGGGGCCGAGAAAGGGCGGAGAGGATGTAATCGATCAACTAGGAATTGATGATGGCGTGTCTGACTTCTTGTCCATGGACCTGAATTTTGACTCATTCCTTGAGGATCATGCCTTCTGGGCAAATTTGGAAGATATAATATGAGGGTAGAATCAAGCTTAGAAAAGGTGCTGTCCAACTGAAATGGGAATTGAATCATTATGGCA
Encoded here:
- the LOC120112240 gene encoding formin-like protein 2, translating into MDLPSNISAGTMALLRLTGERTRECQQDRRRLEHEMHDLEGRLEEAEKHLEAIKVLALSLKSLGFFAETRTSDRELSKCIKDKEDIDLKCARMKKDMEKALRAQEIQKLWGTNESLMIGNKDPGGQYMLPGYSYVPPTWRPSSQELACPWLAPAKVRKDPCKGKKTLAPPPPPPPPPPPQLRPPVITYTESPKVIHTSPCDFKELVQRLTGAPPSSSSSSSSSANAAASRSPSNANTVGAAGPSADEGPRKGGEDVIDQLGIDDGVSDFLSMDLNFDSFLEDHAFWANLEDII